The following are from one region of the Hymenobacter radiodurans genome:
- the glf gene encoding UDP-galactopyranose mutase, whose protein sequence is MFDYLIVGAGFAGSVLAERLATRSNKKVLIIDKRNHIAGNAYDHYNEDGVLVHKYGPHIFHTNSKDVFEYLSNFTDWRPYEHRVLASVDGQLVPMPINLDTINKLYGLSLNSFEVEQFLESLAETIPVIKTSEDVVVSKVGRELYEKFFKNYTRKQWGMDPSELDKSVTSRVPTRTNRDDRYFTDTYQAMPLHGYTRMFDKMLDHPNIKVMLNTDYHEIIDFVPFKEIIFTGPVDEYFDFKFGKLPYRSLEFKHETLNVEKFLAAPVVNYPNEHLYTRITEFKALTGQQHPKTSVVYEYPKAEGDPYYPIPRLENAELYNKYKKLADETPNVHFVGRLATYKYYNMDQVVAQALTLYKKLTEKTEEAQKAKKPAISGSTSLVEKLVSRAPAKE, encoded by the coding sequence ATGTTCGATTATCTGATCGTTGGGGCCGGCTTCGCTGGCAGCGTACTAGCCGAACGGCTCGCTACCCGCTCAAACAAAAAAGTTTTGATTATTGATAAGCGCAACCACATTGCTGGTAACGCCTACGATCATTACAACGAAGACGGGGTGCTGGTACACAAATATGGTCCCCACATTTTCCACACTAACTCGAAAGACGTATTCGAATACCTTTCCAATTTTACTGATTGGCGACCTTACGAGCACCGCGTATTAGCCTCCGTTGATGGACAGTTGGTGCCTATGCCTATCAATCTGGACACCATTAATAAGCTCTATGGCTTAAGCCTGAACAGCTTTGAGGTAGAGCAGTTTCTGGAGTCGCTGGCCGAAACCATTCCGGTTATTAAGACCTCGGAAGATGTGGTCGTCAGCAAAGTAGGCCGCGAGTTGTACGAGAAGTTCTTTAAGAACTACACGCGGAAGCAGTGGGGCATGGATCCTTCGGAGTTGGATAAGTCGGTGACCTCGCGTGTGCCTACTCGCACCAATCGCGACGACCGCTACTTCACCGATACTTATCAAGCCATGCCGTTGCACGGCTACACCCGCATGTTTGATAAGATGCTCGACCATCCAAACATCAAGGTGATGCTCAACACAGACTATCACGAAATAATCGACTTCGTCCCGTTCAAGGAAATCATCTTTACGGGACCTGTTGATGAGTACTTCGACTTTAAGTTCGGTAAGCTCCCGTACCGCTCGCTAGAGTTCAAGCACGAAACACTGAATGTGGAGAAATTCTTGGCCGCACCGGTTGTGAATTATCCCAACGAGCACTTGTACACGCGCATCACCGAGTTTAAGGCGCTTACTGGTCAGCAGCATCCCAAAACTAGTGTAGTGTATGAATATCCCAAAGCGGAAGGAGACCCATACTACCCCATTCCACGCCTCGAAAATGCTGAACTGTACAACAAGTACAAGAAGTTGGCTGATGAGACACCGAACGTACACTTTGTAGGCCGCTTGGCTACCTACAAGTACTACAACATGGACCAAGTAGTAGCGCAAGCTCTCACCTTATACAAGAAGCTAACAGAGAAAACAGAGGAAGCTCAAAAAGCCAAAAAGCCAGCTATTTCCGGCTCTACCTCACTCGTAGAAAAACTTGTTTCCCGCGCCCCTGCTAAGGAGTAG
- the deoC gene encoding deoxyribose-phosphate aldolase, with protein sequence MSLPITQLAASIDHTLLRPDATPDEIAQLCAEAVQFKFATVCVPPCYVRFASEQLRGAIPVCTVVGFPLGYQITKVKFFEAHQALNDGATEIDMVINIGAFKSGRVEEVEDEIGQLVELCHFKNAILKVIIETALLTEEEIITACRICAAVGADFVKTSTGFAARGASVADITLMRDHLPPESA encoded by the coding sequence ATGAGCCTTCCTATTACCCAGCTTGCCGCTTCCATCGATCATACCTTATTGCGCCCCGATGCCACGCCAGATGAAATAGCCCAATTATGTGCCGAAGCAGTACAGTTCAAATTTGCGACAGTGTGTGTACCACCGTGCTACGTGCGTTTTGCCTCCGAGCAGTTGCGGGGGGCAATTCCGGTGTGTACTGTGGTTGGTTTTCCGTTGGGGTATCAAATCACCAAAGTCAAGTTTTTTGAAGCTCATCAAGCGCTCAATGACGGAGCTACAGAAATTGATATGGTTATCAATATCGGCGCCTTTAAGTCGGGGAGGGTGGAAGAAGTAGAAGACGAAATCGGCCAGTTGGTAGAGCTTTGTCACTTCAAAAACGCAATTTTGAAGGTGATTATCGAAACGGCCCTGCTTACGGAAGAAGAAATAATAACCGCCTGCCGGATCTGCGCCGCTGTAGGAGCCGATTTTGTAAAGACATCCACTGGGTTTGCGGCCCGCGGGGCCTCAGTGGCCGACATTACTCTAATGCGTGATCATTTGCCCCCAGAGTCCGCATAA
- a CDS encoding GNAT family N-acetyltransferase, whose amino-acid sequence MPTRISGQMVASPVFLRALEDSDLDFLYALENDPEIWGVSDTIAPVSRYALREYLAHANADFYEVRQLRLVICAQTDQRPVGILDIFDFQPLHLRAGLGITILSAERRRGYAVAALAVGVEYARLTLRLHQLYCTVAATNQASLRLFRKASFRRIGVRQDWLRTAVGWDDAVELQKIL is encoded by the coding sequence GTGCCCACTCGTATTTCAGGTCAAATGGTAGCTTCTCCGGTTTTTCTGCGCGCTCTGGAAGACTCCGATCTGGATTTCCTTTACGCACTGGAAAATGACCCCGAAATATGGGGCGTATCAGATACCATAGCACCGGTGTCGCGCTACGCCTTGCGTGAGTACTTAGCTCACGCAAACGCCGATTTTTATGAAGTGCGCCAGCTACGACTCGTTATCTGCGCTCAAACGGATCAGCGACCCGTGGGCATTCTCGATATATTCGATTTTCAGCCTCTACATCTGCGGGCCGGGCTGGGCATCACCATCCTGAGCGCTGAGCGTCGGCGTGGCTATGCGGTGGCTGCCTTGGCGGTAGGGGTAGAGTATGCCCGCCTCACGCTACGCCTCCATCAACTGTATTGTACTGTTGCGGCCACCAACCAAGCTAGTTTGCGCTTGTTCCGTAAGGCAAGTTTCCGGCGGATTGGGGTACGACAAGACTGGCTGCGGACGGCCGTTGGGTGGGACGATGCGGTTGAGCTTCAAAAAATTTTATAA
- a CDS encoding Ppx/GppA phosphatase family protein, with amino-acid sequence MTKTPRLALIDMGTNTFHLLIVEMPPTSSDAEPTVLLRTKVGVKLGEGGISNGEIAPEAYARALHTLAAFQEEIELHQVTDVRATATSAVRSARNGAELAEEIFEQTGIKVDIIPGDREAELICKGMRQAVALGQSPHLLVDIGGGSVEFIIANEDTIFWKQSFEIGAQRLLDLFFKHDPLTADDVREEQAYLAAQLAPLTAAVQQFKPVGLVGASGTFDTLGDLQAAQRNEFRPEMPPPVTEITLQSFYQSYELLLTTTHSQRLAMPGMTPMRADMIVVACILIDFILTTYHLTNSNIRASSYALKEGLLAEILKA; translated from the coding sequence ATGACCAAAACGCCGCGTCTGGCCCTGATTGACATGGGCACCAACACGTTCCACCTGCTCATCGTGGAAATGCCCCCCACGAGCTCCGACGCCGAGCCCACCGTATTGCTGCGTACCAAAGTGGGCGTGAAGCTGGGCGAGGGTGGCATTAGCAACGGCGAAATTGCGCCTGAGGCCTATGCGCGGGCTTTACACACCCTGGCGGCCTTTCAGGAAGAAATAGAGCTGCACCAAGTGACAGATGTACGCGCTACAGCTACCAGCGCCGTACGCAGCGCCCGCAATGGCGCGGAGTTGGCAGAAGAAATATTCGAGCAGACAGGTATTAAAGTCGATATTATTCCGGGCGATCGGGAAGCTGAGCTAATCTGTAAAGGCATGCGGCAGGCCGTGGCACTAGGTCAATCGCCACACTTGCTGGTGGATATTGGCGGGGGCAGCGTGGAGTTCATCATTGCTAATGAGGACACCATTTTCTGGAAACAAAGCTTCGAGATTGGGGCTCAGCGTCTACTGGACTTGTTTTTCAAGCATGATCCGCTTACCGCTGACGATGTACGCGAGGAGCAGGCGTATCTGGCTGCACAACTTGCGCCCCTGACAGCGGCCGTGCAGCAGTTCAAGCCTGTTGGCCTCGTTGGGGCTTCCGGCACATTTGATACACTCGGAGATTTGCAGGCAGCTCAGCGCAATGAGTTTCGCCCCGAAATGCCGCCGCCCGTTACCGAAATTACGCTCCAGAGCTTTTATCAGAGCTACGAACTACTGCTCACCACTACTCACTCGCAACGCCTAGCCATGCCCGGCATGACGCCCATGCGCGCCGATATGATTGTGGTAGCCTGTATCCTGATTGATTTCATCCTGACGACTTACCACCTTACCAATTCCAATATAAGGGCTTCGTCATATGCGTTGAAGGAGGGGCTACTGGCGGAGATTCTGAAGGCCTGA
- a CDS encoding DinB family protein, with translation MTTSQASMNETSRIVDQLQRAFDGDAWSGPSLLTTLQGLNATQAATRVLPTAHSIWEIVLHLTAWIETVQQRIQQDKLIEISAAADWPSVPSGADEAAWQQALADLRHAHTHLIDAVNQLTDSDLDRQLGGPRDHEQGGGVSYYIMLHGLVQHNLYHAGQIALLHKSV, from the coding sequence ATGACTACTTCGCAAGCTAGCATGAATGAAACCTCGCGCATTGTTGACCAGCTTCAGCGTGCCTTCGATGGCGATGCGTGGTCGGGCCCGTCGTTGCTGACTACACTGCAGGGCCTCAACGCTACGCAAGCAGCAACCCGGGTACTACCAACGGCGCACAGTATTTGGGAAATTGTGCTGCACCTAACAGCCTGGATAGAAACGGTGCAGCAGCGTATACAGCAAGATAAGCTGATTGAAATATCAGCCGCTGCCGACTGGCCATCTGTCCCATCCGGGGCCGATGAGGCCGCGTGGCAACAAGCCCTAGCCGATTTGCGCCACGCCCATACTCATCTGATTGATGCGGTAAATCAATTGACTGATTCTGATCTTGACCGGCAACTAGGCGGGCCCCGCGACCATGAGCAAGGTGGTGGAGTAAGCTACTATATCATGCTCCACGGGCTGGTGCAGCATAATCTCTATCATGCCGGCCAAATTGCTTTACTGCATAAATCCGTTTAG
- a CDS encoding class I SAM-dependent methyltransferase yields the protein MYSFLTTGTWPDYELLDAGNFEKLERFGRYVLARPEPQAIWDQHLPPSEWERAHATFRREKGSQERGQWQLKAGMPEQWVINYDQGDLHLRFRLGLSAFKHVGLFPEQDPNWRFIFEQTKKRKAPQPRVLNLFAYTGAATLAARAAGADVTHLDSVKQVNFWARDNMEASQLDGVRWLVEDAMKYVRREVKRGSKYQGLILDPPAYGRGPNGEKWQLEDELNELLKLCKELLDPQDHFFLINLYSLGFSALILDNLVANIFPAIRGTREIGEIYLHDQGQRKLPLGTFCRFSS from the coding sequence ATGTATTCCTTCCTCACTACCGGCACCTGGCCCGATTATGAATTGCTCGACGCGGGCAACTTTGAAAAGCTCGAACGCTTTGGGCGCTACGTGCTGGCCCGGCCCGAGCCCCAAGCTATCTGGGACCAACATTTGCCCCCCAGCGAATGGGAACGCGCCCACGCCACCTTTCGCCGCGAAAAAGGCAGCCAGGAGCGCGGACAGTGGCAACTGAAGGCAGGAATGCCCGAGCAATGGGTAATTAACTACGACCAAGGCGACTTGCATTTGCGCTTCCGCTTGGGCTTGTCGGCATTTAAGCATGTCGGGCTGTTCCCGGAGCAAGACCCCAACTGGCGCTTCATTTTTGAGCAAACCAAAAAGAGAAAAGCCCCCCAGCCGCGAGTCCTCAACCTCTTTGCCTACACCGGCGCCGCTACCCTGGCCGCGCGGGCCGCCGGCGCCGATGTTACGCACCTCGACTCTGTGAAGCAGGTCAACTTCTGGGCCCGCGACAACATGGAAGCCAGCCAGCTCGATGGGGTGCGTTGGCTGGTAGAAGACGCCATGAAATACGTGCGGCGCGAGGTGAAGCGTGGCAGCAAATACCAAGGCCTCATCCTCGATCCGCCCGCCTACGGCCGTGGCCCGAATGGGGAGAAATGGCAACTGGAAGATGAACTGAACGAACTGCTGAAGCTGTGCAAAGAATTGCTGGACCCGCAGGATCATTTTTTTCTGATCAACTTGTATTCGCTGGGCTTCTCGGCGCTTATCCTGGATAATCTGGTCGCTAATATTTTTCCGGCCATCCGAGGCACTCGCGAAATCGGCGAGATTTATTTGCACGACCAAGGCCAGCGCAAGCTGCCGCTAGGTACTTTTTGCCGCTTTAGCTCCTAA
- a CDS encoding sporulation protein, whose translation MKFLLRNVILFSALLSLASCAASGTVGKAITPDTTRRSVPAEDLSRYRPVFTSPAATAQPVGPKPAVMPTNHVNSQIDQRLRDQAVTNQNVKYAQGYRILAYVGLERDQAMAIRRAVISRYPEETDYITFKQPTYRLLIGDYLTRLEAEQAMLRIKPLAPKAQLQPTQVVLNKTRF comes from the coding sequence ATGAAATTCCTGCTACGTAACGTGATTTTATTCTCCGCCTTACTTTCCCTGGCGTCGTGCGCGGCCTCAGGAACAGTAGGTAAGGCCATTACCCCTGATACTACCCGGCGGTCGGTGCCGGCCGAAGATCTGAGCCGTTACCGGCCGGTATTCACGTCGCCGGCAGCTACTGCGCAGCCAGTTGGTCCGAAGCCCGCCGTAATGCCGACAAATCACGTGAACAGCCAGATTGACCAGCGCCTTCGCGACCAGGCTGTCACGAACCAGAACGTGAAGTATGCCCAAGGCTACCGCATTCTGGCGTACGTAGGATTGGAGCGCGACCAGGCAATGGCTATCCGCCGCGCTGTTATCAGTCGTTACCCCGAGGAAACGGACTACATAACCTTTAAACAGCCGACCTATCGCTTGCTTATTGGTGATTACTTAACTCGTTTGGAAGCCGAGCAAGCTATGCTGCGCATTAAGCCCTTGGCTCCGAAAGCTCAATTGCAGCCGACACAAGTAGTGCTGAACAAAACCCGGTTTTAG
- a CDS encoding glycosyltransferase encodes MYEAKSLQHADAHAFPSSIDKAHFGQAREAGVDPADQAKIAHPRVGFFGVVDERLDIELLGQLAKAHPEWQFVIIGPVVKIEETALPRTSNIHYLGGKDYKELPAYLRGWDVATLLFADNESTKFISPTKTPEYLAAGKPVVSTPIRDVVRPYGELNLVQIAAKAEEFGQAIGRALQQKDDAEWLERTDAYLATISWDLTWQDMVSLMQQRLADKR; translated from the coding sequence TTGTACGAGGCCAAAAGCCTGCAGCATGCAGATGCGCACGCCTTCCCCAGCAGCATCGACAAAGCCCATTTCGGGCAGGCCCGTGAAGCAGGAGTTGATCCGGCTGATCAGGCCAAAATCGCACATCCTCGCGTTGGGTTTTTTGGCGTGGTAGATGAGCGCCTGGATATTGAACTACTCGGTCAGTTGGCGAAAGCGCATCCAGAATGGCAGTTTGTCATCATCGGGCCAGTGGTAAAGATTGAAGAAACCGCTTTGCCGCGCACTTCTAATATTCATTACCTGGGGGGCAAAGATTACAAGGAACTCCCTGCCTATCTGCGGGGTTGGGATGTAGCTACGTTGCTTTTCGCTGATAACGAGAGTACTAAGTTTATTTCGCCCACCAAAACGCCCGAGTATTTAGCTGCGGGCAAACCTGTAGTCAGCACACCAATCCGGGATGTAGTGCGGCCTTACGGTGAGTTGAACTTAGTACAGATTGCCGCCAAGGCCGAAGAATTTGGGCAAGCCATCGGGCGAGCGTTGCAGCAAAAAGACGATGCTGAGTGGTTAGAGCGCACGGATGCTTATCTGGCCACCATTTCCTGGGACCTTACCTGGCAAGATATGGTCAGCTTGATGCAACAACGCTTAGCCGACAAGAGATAA
- a CDS encoding M20 metallopeptidase family protein, with product MSQSLLSRIQQLAAATAAETVALREHLHAHPELSFQEVNTAAFVTAELKKLGLAPQPLATTGVVALIEGKNPNSRTVALRADMDALPIQETNDVPYRSTKPGVMHACGHDVHTSSLLGTARILTQLRTEFEGTVKLIFQPGEEILPGGASLMIKEGVLENPVPASVFGQHVFPMLPAGKVGLRPGRYMASTDELYMTVRGKGGHGAMPEQNIDPVLITAHIIVAAQQIVSRRANPKLPSVLSFGKVIANGATNVIPNEVYVEGTFRTLNEEWRNEAHIHLRKLVEGIAESMGATCELEIRRGYPYLENEPQLTARTRAAAEEYLGAENVVELDQWMAAEDFAYFSQQADACFYRLGTCAPDGRHKSSVHTPTFDIDPKALETGPGLMAWLTLRELGATTPSLAADASAPINV from the coding sequence ATGAGCCAGAGCCTTCTTTCCCGTATTCAACAGCTAGCGGCCGCTACTGCTGCCGAGACTGTTGCTTTGCGCGAGCATCTGCATGCGCATCCTGAGCTTTCCTTTCAGGAGGTAAATACGGCAGCTTTTGTAACGGCGGAGCTGAAAAAACTTGGTTTGGCTCCGCAGCCGCTGGCTACTACCGGTGTGGTAGCTCTTATCGAAGGCAAAAACCCTAATAGCCGCACCGTAGCCTTGCGTGCCGATATGGACGCACTGCCCATTCAGGAGACTAACGATGTGCCATATCGTTCCACCAAGCCGGGCGTGATGCATGCCTGCGGCCATGATGTGCACACTTCGTCCCTGCTGGGAACCGCCCGTATTCTGACCCAATTGCGCACTGAGTTTGAAGGCACTGTAAAGCTGATTTTCCAGCCCGGTGAGGAAATACTACCCGGTGGCGCATCGCTCATGATAAAAGAAGGCGTTCTGGAAAACCCAGTTCCGGCCAGCGTATTTGGTCAGCACGTATTTCCGATGCTGCCAGCTGGTAAGGTGGGGCTGCGGCCCGGTCGCTACATGGCTAGCACCGACGAGCTGTACATGACTGTTCGGGGTAAGGGCGGCCACGGCGCCATGCCCGAGCAAAACATTGATCCGGTGCTGATTACGGCCCATATTATCGTTGCTGCCCAACAAATAGTGAGTCGCCGCGCCAATCCTAAGCTGCCCTCGGTGCTATCATTCGGTAAAGTGATTGCGAATGGTGCTACCAACGTGATTCCCAATGAAGTGTACGTGGAAGGCACTTTCCGTACCCTTAATGAAGAATGGCGCAACGAGGCTCACATACATCTGCGTAAGCTGGTGGAAGGCATAGCCGAATCGATGGGAGCTACCTGCGAGCTAGAGATTCGCCGGGGATATCCTTACCTCGAAAATGAGCCGCAACTGACGGCGCGCACGCGCGCCGCGGCTGAGGAATATTTGGGCGCAGAAAACGTGGTTGAGCTGGATCAGTGGATGGCCGCTGAGGATTTTGCCTACTTTTCTCAGCAAGCTGATGCCTGTTTCTACCGCCTCGGCACTTGCGCCCCCGACGGCCGCCACAAGTCCTCCGTACATACGCCCACCTTCGACATCGACCCTAAGGCCCTCGAAACGGGCCCTGGACTTATGGCCTGGCTTACCTTGCGTGAGCTAGGTGCCACCACTCCATCTCTTGCTGCCGATGCATCGGCTCCTATCAATGTATAA
- a CDS encoding Do family serine endopeptidase, whose amino-acid sequence MQAKQMMLGLLGSAILGGGVAVGGYKLLEPTNSNAPQVVAADPNVRYTSELRNSDYVVPEGLNFVAAASSVTPAVVHVMTEYAPKMRSNAGSQRMDPLLRQFFGEDFDQYHQSPQAGPQMGSGSGVIIAANGYIVTNNHVIDKADKIEVVLDDKRKYKAELVGTDPTTDLALLKVQADNLPFVRYGNSDNVKVGEWVLAIGNPFNLNSTVTAGIISAKGRNIGILQREDRMGLESFLQTDAVVNRGNSGGALVNLNGDLVGINSAIASQSGNFEGYSFAVPSSIVSKVVDDLLKYKVVQRALLGVQIREVDARLASEKKLKNLNGVYVEELSENSAAAAAGLEKGDVITEINGAKVNTSSQLQEQVARYRPGDKIKVAFLRGNNERTTTTTLRNATGTTDVVRAEVAKAVKYEGATLEPVTSQELSKLGIEGGAKIKGIRDSNFRQTGIADGFIITRIDKNKVSKPQDVQRYLEIAKNGDGALVEGIYPDGRKAYYPIGQAE is encoded by the coding sequence ATGCAAGCAAAACAAATGATGCTCGGCCTGCTCGGTTCTGCCATTCTGGGCGGGGGCGTGGCCGTGGGCGGGTATAAGCTATTAGAGCCTACCAACTCCAATGCACCGCAGGTAGTAGCCGCCGATCCGAATGTGCGCTATACCAGTGAGTTGCGCAACAGTGATTATGTAGTGCCTGAAGGCTTAAACTTTGTGGCGGCCGCCTCATCGGTGACGCCAGCTGTGGTTCACGTAATGACTGAGTACGCTCCCAAAATGCGCAGTAATGCTGGTTCTCAGCGCATGGACCCGCTTTTGCGTCAATTCTTTGGTGAGGACTTTGATCAGTATCATCAGTCGCCCCAAGCTGGTCCTCAGATGGGCTCGGGCTCAGGTGTTATCATCGCGGCTAATGGCTATATCGTCACCAATAATCACGTGATTGATAAGGCTGACAAAATTGAAGTCGTTCTGGACGACAAGCGTAAATACAAGGCTGAGCTGGTGGGCACTGACCCGACCACGGACCTCGCCCTGCTGAAGGTGCAAGCCGACAACCTGCCCTTCGTGCGCTACGGCAACTCCGATAATGTGAAAGTCGGGGAGTGGGTGCTGGCTATCGGTAACCCATTCAACCTTAACTCGACTGTAACGGCTGGTATTATTTCCGCGAAAGGCCGCAATATTGGTATTCTGCAGCGCGAAGACCGCATGGGTCTTGAGTCATTTTTGCAGACTGATGCCGTTGTAAACCGGGGTAACTCGGGTGGCGCACTGGTGAATCTGAATGGTGACCTAGTGGGTATCAACTCAGCTATTGCTTCTCAAAGCGGCAATTTTGAAGGCTACTCTTTCGCCGTGCCCAGCAGCATTGTGAGCAAAGTAGTAGATGACCTGCTGAAATATAAAGTAGTGCAGCGTGCTTTGCTTGGTGTTCAGATCCGGGAAGTAGATGCCCGTTTGGCTTCCGAGAAAAAGCTGAAAAACCTGAACGGCGTATACGTGGAGGAGCTAAGCGAGAATAGCGCCGCCGCGGCTGCCGGCCTAGAAAAAGGCGACGTGATTACTGAAATCAACGGCGCGAAGGTGAACACTTCATCGCAGTTGCAGGAGCAGGTAGCCCGCTACCGCCCCGGCGACAAGATTAAAGTAGCCTTCCTACGTGGCAACAACGAGCGCACCACTACTACTACGCTTCGCAACGCTACCGGCACTACCGATGTAGTACGGGCGGAAGTGGCGAAGGCTGTGAAGTACGAAGGTGCTACGCTGGAGCCTGTTACGAGCCAAGAGCTAAGCAAACTCGGCATCGAAGGTGGCGCCAAAATCAAGGGCATCCGCGACAGCAACTTCCGCCAGACGGGTATTGCTGATGGCTTCATCATCACGCGCATCGACAAGAATAAGGTGTCGAAGCCCCAGGACGTGCAGCGCTATTTGGAAATTGCCAAAAACGGTGATGGGGCCTTAGTTGAAGGTATCTATCCTGATGGCCGCAAAGCCTATTATCCTATTGGTCAGGCCGAATAA
- the dapF gene encoding diaminopimelate epimerase translates to MTLRFYKYQGTGNDFVMVDDRAHAFDATNHQLVRRLCDRRLGIGADGLILLRLHADYDFEMVYFNADGYLGSMCGNGGRCTVAFAHHLGVIENEARFIAADGEHEAHIEADGTVNLRMQDVLGQQEVSEDGVFLNTGSPHIVRFLDASRLAELNVVSEGRAIRYNERFRERGTNVNFAEMPPTPDLPWQVRTYERGVEDETLSCGTGVTAVALAASRRGAVSPVQLRTPGGDLRVAFEALPDGSFTNIYLSGPALRVFEGSIDV, encoded by the coding sequence ATGACACTTCGTTTCTATAAATACCAAGGCACCGGCAACGATTTTGTGATGGTGGACGATCGTGCGCATGCGTTTGATGCTACCAATCATCAGCTGGTGCGCCGCCTCTGCGACCGCCGACTAGGAATAGGCGCCGATGGCCTGATCCTGCTACGTCTGCACGCCGACTACGACTTTGAGATGGTGTATTTCAATGCCGACGGGTATCTGGGCTCCATGTGTGGCAATGGTGGGCGCTGTACCGTGGCCTTCGCGCATCACTTGGGAGTTATTGAAAACGAAGCCCGTTTTATTGCCGCCGATGGTGAACACGAAGCGCATATCGAGGCCGATGGAACCGTAAACTTGCGTATGCAGGATGTGCTGGGCCAGCAGGAGGTAAGCGAAGACGGCGTATTCCTGAATACAGGTTCGCCCCACATCGTACGGTTTCTGGATGCCAGCCGACTGGCCGAGCTGAATGTGGTTAGTGAAGGACGAGCCATTCGCTACAACGAGCGGTTTCGGGAGCGCGGTACGAACGTAAACTTTGCCGAAATGCCCCCCACGCCCGATTTGCCTTGGCAAGTGCGCACCTACGAGCGGGGCGTAGAGGATGAAACCCTTTCCTGTGGCACTGGCGTGACGGCCGTGGCACTGGCCGCTTCCCGGCGCGGAGCTGTTAGTCCGGTGCAACTACGTACACCGGGTGGCGATCTACGGGTTGCTTTTGAAGCGCTGCCTGATGGCTCCTTTACCAATATTTATCTCAGCGGCCCGGCTTTGCGCGTATTTGAGGGCAGCATAGACGTATAG
- a CDS encoding glycosyltransferase family protein encodes MPISTSAETPTRASVSVSTQNTASSQTINHTLSSYSLPDLVCFAHLHWDFVWQRPQHLLSRFAQYGRVFYVEEPFVHGDDPALEAHFEIKERQNGLKVLVAHLPAGLSEEATNQAQAKLLTQYFAENRINQFVAWYYTPMALSKSRHLQAALTVYDCMDELANFKFAPRSYVS; translated from the coding sequence ATGCCGATTTCTACCTCGGCTGAAACGCCTACGCGCGCTTCAGTCTCCGTATCAACCCAAAATACTGCTTCTTCCCAAACGATTAACCATACACTCTCCTCTTACTCACTCCCGGATTTAGTTTGCTTTGCGCACCTACACTGGGATTTTGTATGGCAGCGTCCTCAGCACTTATTGTCGCGTTTTGCGCAGTATGGGCGGGTTTTTTACGTAGAAGAGCCTTTTGTGCATGGCGATGATCCGGCGCTTGAAGCACACTTTGAAATAAAAGAGCGTCAGAATGGATTGAAAGTGCTGGTGGCTCATCTGCCGGCCGGCCTTAGCGAGGAAGCTACTAATCAGGCACAGGCGAAGCTACTGACGCAGTACTTTGCTGAAAATAGGATCAACCAGTTCGTAGCGTGGTACTATACCCCGATGGCGCTCAGCAAATCGCGCCATTTGCAGGCGGCGCTTACCGTGTACGACTGTATGGACGAGCTAGCAAATTTCAAATTTGCCCCCCGCAGTTACGTGAGTTAG
- a CDS encoding Hsp20/alpha crystallin family protein, translated as MATILYNNRPATRSTRAFNSVLNELLRDTLPTTTEPAKSFTPQADILESEAGFELHLALPGVAKEAVKIDFQEGKLVISGERKAPEVAEAKEGETQNAPHFRRVETNYGSFTRTFRLPDTVDVTAIEAEMTDGILRVRLPFDGKKVTKYHIEVR; from the coding sequence ATGGCTACTATTCTGTATAATAACCGTCCTGCTACTCGCTCAACCCGCGCTTTCAATTCTGTATTGAATGAGCTTTTGCGTGATACCCTGCCTACCACCACTGAGCCTGCTAAATCCTTCACTCCACAAGCCGATATCCTCGAATCGGAGGCTGGCTTCGAACTGCACCTAGCGCTGCCTGGCGTAGCGAAGGAAGCCGTTAAAATTGATTTTCAAGAAGGCAAGCTCGTTATCAGCGGTGAGCGCAAAGCGCCTGAAGTTGCTGAGGCTAAAGAAGGTGAGACGCAAAATGCCCCCCACTTCCGCCGCGTTGAAACTAATTACGGCAGCTTCACCCGCACCTTCCGCCTACCTGATACAGTAGATGTGACAGCAATTGAAGCCGAAATGACGGACGGAATTCTGCGTGTTCGCTTACCTTTCGACGGTAAAAAAGTGACCAAGTACCACATTGAAGTGCGTTAA